One Streptomyces sp. R28 DNA window includes the following coding sequences:
- a CDS encoding ABC transporter substrate-binding protein, with protein sequence MRWIHAAGRGLLVLVVILTGYVAAGARADQATAGGRGPLTLATAGDLTGYLGSVLDGWNRTHPGEKVTLVELPDSADETHAQMTTDLRGGDRSRFDVLNIDVSWTSEFAAQGWIRPLTRDRFPLDTFLPPVVDTATYDGQLYAVPYVTNAGLLLYREDILAKEGVDPPRTWSELERAAKTIAPKYGLDGYAGQFLPYEGLTVNAAEAVYSAGGSILGDEGERVTVNSTAAREGIGFLARGVREGWIPKRALTYKEEESKQAFQDGRLLFLRNWPYAYVGASAKGSPVAGKIGAVPLPGPDGPGTSVLGGSNLAVSTHARHPDSAARLIAYLASERVQRQVLTRGALPPVRADLYEDPELVREFPYLPTLRESVRTAAPRPKSPRYDQVSLVVQAVVRDAMTGRETPEAAVRRLARELDAISRR encoded by the coding sequence ATGCGGTGGATCCACGCCGCCGGTAGGGGCCTTCTCGTGCTTGTTGTGATCCTGACCGGCTACGTTGCCGCCGGCGCCCGCGCCGACCAGGCCACCGCGGGCGGCAGGGGACCCTTGACCCTCGCCACCGCCGGCGATCTCACCGGCTATCTCGGCTCCGTCCTGGACGGCTGGAACCGCACCCACCCCGGCGAGAAAGTCACCCTCGTCGAGCTGCCCGACTCCGCCGACGAGACCCACGCGCAGATGACCACCGACCTGCGCGGCGGCGACCGCAGCCGTTTCGACGTCCTCAACATCGACGTCAGCTGGACCTCGGAGTTCGCGGCGCAGGGCTGGATCCGCCCGCTGACGCGCGACCGCTTCCCGCTGGACACCTTCCTGCCGCCGGTCGTGGACACGGCGACCTACGACGGGCAGTTGTACGCGGTCCCGTACGTCACCAACGCCGGCCTGCTCCTCTACCGCGAGGACATCCTGGCCAAGGAAGGCGTCGACCCGCCGCGCACCTGGTCCGAACTGGAACGGGCCGCGAAGACCATCGCGCCGAAGTACGGCCTCGACGGCTACGCGGGCCAGTTCCTGCCATACGAGGGCCTCACGGTCAATGCCGCCGAGGCCGTCTACTCGGCGGGCGGCTCGATCCTCGGCGACGAGGGCGAGCGCGTCACCGTGAACTCGACAGCCGCCCGCGAGGGTATCGGCTTCCTCGCCCGTGGCGTGCGCGAGGGCTGGATCCCGAAGCGGGCGCTGACGTACAAGGAGGAGGAGTCCAAGCAGGCCTTCCAGGACGGACGCCTGCTCTTCCTCCGTAATTGGCCGTACGCCTATGTCGGCGCCTCGGCCAAGGGCTCACCGGTCGCCGGGAAGATCGGCGCCGTACCCCTGCCGGGTCCGGACGGGCCGGGGACGAGCGTCCTGGGCGGCTCCAACCTCGCCGTCAGCACACATGCCCGGCACCCCGACTCGGCCGCCCGTCTGATCGCGTACCTGGCCAGTGAGCGCGTCCAGCGCCAGGTCCTCACCCGCGGCGCGCTGCCACCCGTACGGGCCGACCTGTACGAAGATCCCGAGCTGGTGCGGGAGTTCCCGTATCTGCCGACCCTGCGCGAGAGCGTGCGCACGGCCGCGCCGCGCCCCAAGAGCCCGCGCTACGACCAGGTGAGCCTGGTGGTGCAGGCGGTCGTACGCGACGCGATGACCGGGCGTGAGACGCCCGAGGCGGCGGTGCGGCGGCTGGCGCGGGAGCTCGACGCCATCTCTCGTCGCTAG
- a CDS encoding glycoside hydrolase family 13 protein codes for MHNSCPPQRQVNGLNRHPWWRDAVIYQVYVRSFLDSTGDGVGDLAGVRAGLPYLKKLGVDGIWLSPFYPSPQHDHGYDVADYCDVDPLFGDLAEFDLLVAAARRLGIKVLLDIVPNHCSSEHPWFEEALAAEPGSAARARFHFADGRGSDGSEPPNNWHSMFGGPAWSRVTEADGRPGQWYLHMFAPEQPDWNWRNPEIGAEFDRVLRFWLDRGIDGFRIDVAAGLYKHPELPDSDDPEADARTRDSVNPLAWNQPEVHEVWRQWRSICEAYTAADGRERLLVGEVSVPTAREHAQYVRSDELHQAFFFDLLSAPWEAGAFRKVISEAMQDIAGTGSTVTWVLNNHDQVRTVTRYGEPATEGSGLGAARARAAALLMLALPGAAYIYQGEELGLPEVVDLPDDVLTDPIFHRTGSRARIRDGCRVPLPWSGQASPFGFTSGAESAKPWLPQPEYFAEYATDRALADTRSFWHLYRDGLQLRDALPQLGEGALRWLDTPPGVLAFVRGDGLVCAVNFGTAPTPAPVSGTPLLSSGPCPAGVLPGSTAAWWIGDGADF; via the coding sequence ATGCATAACAGCTGCCCTCCTCAGAGACAGGTCAATGGGTTGAACAGGCACCCTTGGTGGCGTGACGCCGTGATCTACCAGGTGTACGTCCGTAGCTTCCTCGACAGCACCGGCGACGGCGTCGGCGATCTCGCCGGGGTCCGGGCCGGGCTGCCGTATCTGAAGAAGCTCGGGGTCGACGGGATCTGGCTGAGCCCCTTCTATCCCTCGCCGCAGCACGACCACGGCTATGACGTCGCCGACTACTGCGACGTCGACCCGCTCTTCGGTGACCTCGCCGAGTTCGACCTGCTGGTCGCGGCGGCCCGGCGGCTCGGCATCAAGGTGCTGCTCGACATCGTCCCGAACCACTGCTCCAGCGAGCACCCGTGGTTCGAGGAGGCGCTGGCCGCGGAGCCCGGCAGTGCGGCCCGTGCCCGGTTCCACTTCGCCGACGGCCGCGGCTCCGACGGGTCCGAGCCGCCCAACAACTGGCACTCCATGTTCGGCGGCCCGGCCTGGAGCCGGGTGACCGAGGCGGACGGCCGGCCCGGCCAGTGGTACCTGCACATGTTCGCGCCCGAGCAGCCCGACTGGAACTGGCGCAACCCCGAGATCGGCGCCGAGTTCGACCGGGTGCTCCGCTTCTGGCTGGACCGGGGCATCGACGGCTTCCGTATCGACGTCGCCGCCGGCCTCTACAAGCACCCCGAACTGCCCGACTCGGACGACCCGGAGGCCGACGCCCGCACCCGCGACTCGGTCAACCCGCTCGCCTGGAACCAGCCCGAGGTGCACGAGGTGTGGCGCCAGTGGCGTTCCATATGCGAGGCGTACACCGCCGCCGACGGCCGCGAGCGGCTCCTCGTCGGCGAGGTGTCCGTCCCGACCGCGCGCGAACACGCCCAGTACGTCCGCTCCGACGAACTCCACCAGGCATTCTTCTTCGACCTGCTCAGCGCCCCCTGGGAGGCCGGCGCCTTCCGCAAGGTCATCTCCGAGGCCATGCAGGACATAGCCGGCACGGGCTCCACGGTCACCTGGGTTCTGAACAACCACGACCAGGTCCGCACCGTCACCCGCTACGGCGAACCCGCCACCGAGGGCAGCGGCCTCGGCGCCGCCCGCGCCCGCGCCGCCGCGCTGCTGATGCTGGCGCTGCCCGGTGCCGCGTACATCTACCAGGGCGAGGAGCTGGGTCTGCCCGAGGTCGTCGACCTCCCGGACGACGTGCTCACCGACCCGATCTTCCACCGCACCGGCAGCCGGGCCCGCATCCGCGACGGCTGCCGGGTGCCGCTGCCGTGGTCGGGACAGGCCTCGCCCTTCGGCTTCACCTCCGGCGCCGAGAGCGCCAAGCCGTGGCTGCCGCAGCCGGAGTACTTCGCCGAGTACGCCACCGACCGCGCCCTCGCCGACACCCGCTCCTTCTGGCACCTGTACCGCGACGGCCTGCAACTGCGGGACGCGCTGCCCCAGTTGGGCGAGGGCGCGCTGCGCTGGCTGGACACCCCGCCCGGCGTCCTGGCCTTCGTCCGCGGCGACGGCCTCGTCTGCGCCGTCAACTTCGGTACGGCCCCCACACCGGCGCCGGTCTCCGGCACCCCCCTGCTGTCCAGCGGCCCCTGCCCGGCCGGGGTGCTGCCCGGCTCGACGGCCGCGTGGTGGATCGGCGACGGCGCCG